A genomic window from Punica granatum isolate Tunisia-2019 chromosome 2, ASM765513v2, whole genome shotgun sequence includes:
- the LOC116193573 gene encoding ABC transporter G family member 37-like, which yields MELELQHASSFRSNRSDTERSLPAEGRVDDEVKLQWAAIDRLPTFRRLRTSLFDDGKVSGSQNNPDVAGKRVVDIMKLGGLERHMFIENLLKRVEDDNFRLLQKLKERIDRQEKLMTFNIIACQTKT from the coding sequence ATGGAATTAGAACTGCAACACGCATCAAGTTTCAGAAGCAATCGTTCGGATACAGAGAGGTCTCTGCCAGCTGAAGGGAGAGTGGACGATGAAGTCAAGTTACAGTGGGCTGCGATCGACCGGCTGCCCACTTTCCGCCGGCTCCGGACATCCCTGTTCGATGATGGGAAAGTGTCAGGCAGCCAGAACAATCCGGATGTGGCAGGGAAGAGGGTTGTGGATATCATGAAGCTCGGAGGCCTTGAGCGGCATATGTTCATTGAGAACCTGTTGAAGAGGGTCGAGGATGACAACTTCAGGCTCCTCCAGAAGCTCAAGGAGAGAATCGACAGGCAAGAGAAACTGATGACCTTCAACATTATAGCTTGCCAAACAAAAACTTAA